One region of Flavobacterium pisciphilum genomic DNA includes:
- a CDS encoding lipoprotein signal peptidase, whose product MSLRRAYLLIFIILIIDQISKIYIKTNFVLSEEVEVFKWFKILFIENEGMAWGTKIPGEYGKLILTVFRIFAVFGIGYWLYDSVKKESSTYLIVAISLILAGAAGNIIDSVFYGVIFDDSYNNLATLFAPEHYGTWFHGKVVDMLYFPIWEGILPSWLPIWGGQEFKFFNAIFNFADMAISTGVGILIVFNKKAFNKH is encoded by the coding sequence ATGTCACTACGAAGAGCGTATTTACTTATTTTCATTATTTTAATTATTGATCAGATTTCTAAAATTTACATTAAGACTAATTTTGTCTTAAGTGAAGAGGTAGAAGTTTTTAAATGGTTTAAGATTCTTTTTATTGAAAACGAAGGAATGGCTTGGGGGACAAAAATCCCAGGAGAATATGGAAAATTGATTCTGACTGTGTTTAGGATTTTTGCTGTTTTTGGTATTGGATATTGGCTATATGATTCAGTTAAAAAAGAAAGTTCAACATATTTGATTGTTGCTATTTCTTTGATTTTGGCAGGAGCAGCAGGGAATATTATTGACTCTGTTTTTTATGGTGTGATTTTCGATGATAGTTACAATAATTTAGCAACATTATTTGCTCCAGAACATTATGGAACTTGGTTTCATGGTAAAGTAGTCGATATGTTGTATTTTCCTATTTGGGAAGGGATTCTACCAAGTTGGTTGCCAATATGGGGAGGACAAGAGTTTAAATTTTTTAATGCAATTTTTAATTTTGCCGATATGGCAATTTCTACAGGTGTTGGAATCTTAATTGTTTTTAATAAAAAAGCATTTAACAAACACTAA
- a CDS encoding roadblock/LC7 domain-containing protein: protein MNEITTILNEFLIQTKSTSALISGTKGKLITSLHLDYSDSVAAMSDAILSMSDKFLTDLDKGSLKQLYLKTTDGVAVMNKINNSHGIIVFSNDGSNLGLFLRNIDELATQLSKISLLK from the coding sequence ATGAATGAAATCACTACCATCCTAAATGAGTTTTTAATTCAAACCAAATCAACATCAGCACTAATATCCGGTACAAAAGGAAAACTAATCACTTCTTTGCATTTAGATTACAGCGACAGTGTTGCTGCAATGAGTGATGCAATTCTATCTATGAGTGACAAATTCCTAACCGATTTAGACAAAGGCTCTTTAAAGCAATTATATCTTAAAACCACTGACGGTGTTGCTGTAATGAACAAAATAAACAATTCTCACGGTATTATTGTTTTCTCTAATGACGGAAGTAACCTTGGATTGTTTTTACGTAATATCGATGAACTAGCCACTCAACTTAGCAAAATCAGTCTTTTAAAATAA
- a CDS encoding sensor histidine kinase has product MKNNNSLYVGAFTLLFSLLIGIHAYYFYNSYKLKEKVILNTVHAQLSNLEDEVPYFFENDTLDDEIALLFSDFKNKKIDFATVTRYFQNKNQKLSPLITKYIDSLFQKQGYQIAIRKEVRDLISLPSKDTLINTPLVLYQTTTPISKSRTITEGKWTTISSNSKADLLDYKNHKRDKKPEYHFQINKLTHYDIIDLPLIVLKELIPLMVSSVLILILALVLYYLTYKNLVKHRQESMILHDIVDNISHEFKTPIATLKIAAKTLYKEDSLEVLPLIDRQIDRLEKLLKPIHIDEELDTALDLLEENDITSLLNDFVFSNSKIIFKQQIDITIPMPLYKIEAQTIIENLINNSIKYGANEIDIQINSRLNELEIIVSDDGIGMANNEFKHVFKKFYRIQKNNVQNTKGLGLGLYLVHKIVMKYHGTIQLKSKLNVGTTVKIKIPYEN; this is encoded by the coding sequence ATGAAAAATAACAACTCATTATATGTAGGTGCTTTTACTTTGCTTTTTTCGCTTTTAATAGGGATACATGCATATTATTTTTATAATTCTTATAAATTAAAAGAGAAGGTTATTCTTAATACAGTACATGCTCAACTATCAAACTTAGAAGATGAAGTGCCTTATTTTTTTGAAAATGATACTCTGGATGATGAAATAGCCCTCTTGTTTTCTGATTTTAAAAATAAGAAGATTGATTTCGCTACTGTAACTCGATATTTTCAGAATAAAAATCAAAAATTGAGTCCACTTATAACAAAATATATTGATAGCCTTTTTCAAAAACAAGGCTATCAAATAGCTATAAGAAAGGAAGTGAGGGATTTAATTTCTTTGCCATCAAAAGACACCTTAATTAATACACCCTTAGTGCTCTATCAGACTACTACGCCTATTTCTAAATCTAGAACTATTACCGAAGGTAAATGGACAACTATTAGTTCCAATTCAAAAGCGGACCTACTCGATTATAAAAATCACAAAAGAGATAAGAAGCCTGAGTATCATTTTCAAATAAATAAGCTAACTCATTATGATATTATAGACCTGCCTTTAATTGTTTTAAAAGAATTGATTCCTTTGATGGTTTCTTCTGTATTAATTTTGATATTGGCGTTAGTTCTTTACTATTTGACCTATAAGAATTTAGTTAAACACAGACAAGAATCTATGATTTTGCATGATATTGTAGATAATATTTCACATGAGTTTAAGACTCCTATTGCTACTTTGAAAATCGCAGCAAAAACACTTTATAAAGAAGATTCTTTAGAGGTACTTCCTTTGATTGATAGGCAAATAGATCGTTTAGAAAAGCTTTTAAAGCCTATTCATATTGATGAAGAATTGGATACAGCACTGGATCTTCTTGAAGAGAATGATATCACAAGTCTTTTAAATGATTTTGTCTTTAGTAACAGCAAAATAATATTTAAACAGCAAATCGATATTACGATTCCGATGCCGTTGTATAAGATAGAAGCCCAGACAATAATCGAAAATTTAATTAATAATAGTATTAAATATGGGGCAAATGAAATTGATATTCAGATAAACAGTCGGTTAAATGAGTTAGAGATTATTGTAAGTGATGATGGAATTGGGATGGCAAACAATGAGTTTAAACATGTTTTTAAGAAATTCTATCGCATTCAAAAAAATAATGTTCAAAATACTAAAGGGCTTGGATTAGGGCTTTATCTTGTTCATAAAATCGTTATGAAATACCACGGAACGATCCAACTTAAAAGTAAATTGAATGTAGGTACAACAGTTAAAATTAAAATTCCGTATGAAAATTAA
- a CDS encoding outer membrane beta-barrel family protein: MKNLLFLLLFPFLIKGQTKTFEGKVTNETGELLSFATVVINKSKLNEQIVTTNFEGIFHFKNIENDSIILDVTYVGYLKYRRVFNIDELKKQLNIVLLREEHELNELIIKRKKPLIKRKIDRLEFDVENSTLSSLSGWEILKQTPGITTQGSSLKIKGSQGILVTINDKKVMLTGDELQSLLENTPGKDIKSIEVITNPPANYDASGSAVLNIKMVKNNLEGYRGVLYGRYIQSKYDKEVFGLSQYYKKGKLSLMGSYYLGMGTYLREGFDVVNFVEDKTTWESKMTRKDTDKSQNSYTFNMEYDLDSLTNFTFGANGYTSLKGEGIYNVPTLIYNKDREIESNYNTRNEHTNTTDYHNFYLQADKKWSNGNQIIWTNYLTNNHKNKFQNVHTQLNFKEQEPSESTFENDNASKVKLFSTQLDYSLKRTTWNWDSGLKYSTVKTNSALNFFDDEYGTLAFRPEKSNIFNYKEDNFAAYTTVAYKWEKWSFKGGLRAEYTDLTGDVSQPKEHNQQNYLKWFPTLYAQYETENHHQFGISYGKRIDRPSYSWLNPAKSYYNLFSYFQGDAQLKATIIHNLNLTYSWNNWNVDLYFRNEKLPSMEISFQDPETNNLIYHYTNIKEGKAGGIDISKNFDLYSWWTLNTYLSTEYNENYFFGVDKELYKNNIWMFYGKTSSNFLLDKETDWNMEIGYYYRTPTIQGTFTISKESSTYFVMNKKFSAKKIEASIQFSDIFKTEKSKISTNYANQNNYFLDYRDTQRVSISLKYNFGNQTIKTKRNIKKTEEQDRI, encoded by the coding sequence ATGAAAAATTTACTTTTTTTACTCCTTTTTCCCTTTTTAATTAAAGGGCAAACCAAGACTTTTGAGGGCAAAGTAACCAATGAAACCGGAGAACTACTTTCTTTTGCAACGGTAGTAATAAATAAGAGCAAACTAAATGAGCAAATCGTTACTACTAATTTTGAAGGCATTTTCCATTTTAAAAACATTGAGAATGATTCTATTATTTTAGACGTTACTTATGTGGGGTATTTAAAATATAGACGTGTTTTTAATATTGACGAATTAAAGAAACAATTAAATATAGTTTTACTACGTGAGGAACATGAATTAAACGAGTTGATAATCAAAAGAAAAAAACCTCTTATAAAACGAAAAATAGACCGATTAGAATTTGATGTAGAAAATAGCACCTTATCTAGTTTAAGCGGTTGGGAAATTCTAAAACAAACTCCGGGTATTACAACCCAAGGAAGCAGTTTGAAAATTAAAGGAAGCCAAGGAATCTTAGTAACTATAAACGACAAAAAAGTCATGTTGACTGGGGATGAATTACAGAGTTTATTAGAAAACACTCCAGGAAAAGATATTAAATCTATCGAAGTAATCACTAATCCACCAGCAAATTATGATGCTTCTGGAAGTGCTGTTTTAAATATTAAAATGGTAAAAAACAACCTCGAAGGATACAGAGGCGTACTATACGGCAGATATATACAGAGTAAATACGATAAGGAAGTCTTTGGACTGTCACAATATTATAAAAAAGGCAAACTCTCTCTTATGGGATCTTATTATCTAGGCATGGGAACCTATTTAAGAGAGGGGTTTGATGTTGTAAACTTCGTTGAAGACAAAACAACATGGGAGAGCAAGATGACACGAAAAGACACAGATAAAAGCCAAAACAGTTATACATTTAATATGGAATACGACTTAGACAGCTTAACAAATTTTACTTTTGGTGCTAATGGATATACAAGTCTTAAAGGCGAAGGAATTTATAATGTCCCAACATTAATCTACAATAAAGACAGAGAAATAGAATCGAACTACAATACAAGAAATGAACATACGAACACTACTGATTATCATAATTTTTATTTACAAGCCGATAAAAAATGGAGTAATGGCAATCAAATAATTTGGACCAATTATCTAACCAATAATCACAAGAATAAATTTCAAAATGTACATACACAGCTTAATTTTAAAGAACAAGAACCTTCTGAATCAACATTTGAAAATGACAATGCGAGTAAAGTAAAGCTCTTTTCCACTCAATTAGATTACAGTTTAAAAAGGACGACTTGGAATTGGGATAGCGGTTTAAAATACAGTACAGTAAAAACCAATAGTGCTTTGAACTTTTTTGACGATGAATATGGCACTCTGGCATTTAGACCTGAGAAAAGCAATATATTTAATTATAAGGAGGATAATTTTGCTGCCTATACCACTGTAGCATATAAATGGGAAAAATGGAGTTTTAAAGGAGGATTACGAGCAGAATACACTGATTTAACTGGTGACGTCTCACAACCAAAAGAGCATAATCAACAAAATTATTTAAAGTGGTTCCCTACTTTATATGCTCAATATGAAACAGAAAATCACCATCAATTTGGAATATCTTATGGTAAAAGAATCGACAGACCCTCCTATTCTTGGTTGAATCCTGCAAAATCCTATTATAATTTGTTTTCCTATTTTCAAGGAGATGCACAACTGAAGGCAACGATTATTCACAATTTAAATTTAACCTATTCTTGGAATAATTGGAATGTTGATTTATACTTTAGAAATGAAAAATTACCTTCTATGGAAATATCTTTTCAAGACCCAGAGACCAATAATTTAATCTATCACTACACAAATATTAAAGAAGGAAAAGCAGGAGGAATAGATATTAGCAAAAATTTCGATCTTTATTCTTGGTGGACTTTAAATACATATCTATCAACAGAATATAATGAAAATTATTTTTTCGGAGTAGACAAAGAACTGTATAAAAATAACATTTGGATGTTTTATGGAAAAACAAGTAGCAACTTTCTTCTAGATAAAGAAACTGATTGGAATATGGAAATAGGCTACTATTACCGCACTCCTACTATACAAGGAACTTTCACAATTAGTAAAGAGTCTAGTACTTATTTTGTAATGAATAAAAAGTTTTCAGCTAAAAAGATAGAGGCAAGTATACAATTTAGTGATATTTTTAAAACTGAAAAATCTAAAATATCTACTAATTATGCTAATCAGAATAATTATTTTTTAGACTACCGTGACACTCAAAGAGTTTCTATTTCTTTGAAATACAACTTTGGCAATCAAACCATCAAAACCAAAAGAAACATCAAAAAAACGGAAGAACAAGACCGCATCTAA
- the ileS gene encoding isoleucine--tRNA ligase yields MSTKFTEYKGLDLPTVASEVLDFWKKENIFEKSVTTREGAVPFVFFEGPPSANGLPGIHHVMARAIKDIFCRYKTQKGFQVKRKAGWDTHGLPVELGTEKELGITKEDIGKTISIEEYNEACKKTVMRYTDVWNDLTEKMGYWVDMEDPYVTYKPKYMESVWWLLKQIYNKDLMYKGYTIQPYSPKAGTGLSSHEVNQPGSYRDVTDTTVVAQFKALNETLPSFLQGFGDVHILAWTTTPWTLPSNTALTVGPKIDYVLVKTFNQYTFEPINVVLAKNLVGKQFSKGFFESSDVADFENFKSGDKKIPYQVLTESKGLDLVGIRYEQLLPFVLPYQNPENAFRVISGDFVTTEDGTGIVHTAPTFGADDAKVAKEAKPEVPPMLVLDENGNPVPLVDLQGKFTSHVGEYAGKYVKNEYYDEGTAPERSVDVEIAIRLKEENKAFKVEKYVHSYPHSWRTDEPLLYYPLDSWFIKITDVRDKMFDLNETINWKPKATGEGRFGNWLKNANDWNLSRSRYWGIPLPIWRTEDKQEEILIGSVEELYNEIEKSITAGFQTENPFKGFEIGNMSESNYDLIDLHKNIVDKITLVSPSGKPMQREADLIDVWFDSGAMPYAQWHYPFENKDKIDGNKDFPADFIAEGVDQTRGWFYTLHAIGTLVFDKVAYKNVVSNGLVLDKNGQKMSKRLGNATDPFKTLEEYGPDATRWYMISNANPWDNLKFDIEGIAEVRRKFFGTLYNTYSFFSLYANIDGFKYAEAEIPLNERPEIDQWIISELNTLIKEVDTFYADYEPTKAARAISDFVQENLSNWYVRLCRRRFWKGEYAHDKIAAYQTLYTCLLTISKLSAPIAPFFMDKLYRDLTISTQSENYDSVHLAEFPKYVENFVNKTLESKMQKAQTISSLVLSLRKKEMIKVRQPLQKVMIPVLDDNQRSEIEAVSELVKAEVNVKEIVLLDDASGILVKQIKPNFKALGPRFGKDMGLISKEIQSFTAQQISQLDKEGALDIVIAGKSVTLSLEDVEITSQDIEGWLVANSNGITVALDITITEELKNEGIARELVNRIQNIRKDSGFEVTDKIKVQIKRSGILENAILKNEDYIKSETLTDSLVFLDELESGIEIEFDDIKTMILISK; encoded by the coding sequence ATGAGCACAAAATTTACTGAATACAAAGGACTTGACTTGCCAACTGTAGCGTCTGAAGTACTTGACTTTTGGAAGAAAGAAAATATATTTGAAAAGAGTGTTACTACTCGCGAAGGTGCAGTGCCTTTCGTATTTTTCGAAGGACCTCCTTCGGCAAATGGATTACCAGGAATTCACCACGTGATGGCACGTGCTATTAAAGATATTTTTTGCAGATATAAAACTCAAAAAGGCTTTCAGGTAAAACGTAAAGCTGGATGGGATACTCATGGATTGCCTGTAGAATTAGGTACTGAGAAAGAATTAGGTATTACCAAAGAAGATATCGGAAAAACAATTTCTATCGAAGAATATAACGAAGCGTGTAAAAAAACCGTAATGCGTTATACAGATGTATGGAATGACTTAACTGAAAAAATGGGATATTGGGTAGATATGGAAGATCCATATGTAACTTATAAACCAAAATATATGGAATCGGTTTGGTGGCTTTTAAAACAAATCTATAATAAAGATTTGATGTACAAAGGTTACACGATTCAACCGTATTCTCCTAAAGCAGGAACGGGATTGTCTTCACATGAAGTAAATCAACCAGGAAGTTATAGAGATGTTACTGATACAACAGTAGTAGCTCAATTTAAAGCATTAAATGAAACATTACCAAGTTTCCTTCAAGGATTTGGAGATGTGCATATTTTGGCTTGGACAACAACTCCTTGGACATTGCCAAGTAATACTGCATTAACAGTTGGTCCAAAAATTGACTACGTTTTAGTTAAGACTTTCAATCAATATACATTTGAGCCAATCAATGTTGTTTTAGCTAAGAACTTAGTTGGAAAACAATTCAGTAAAGGCTTCTTTGAGAGTAGTGATGTTGCAGATTTTGAAAATTTCAAAAGCGGAGATAAAAAAATTCCATATCAAGTGCTTACTGAATCAAAAGGATTGGATTTAGTAGGTATTCGTTATGAACAATTGTTGCCTTTTGTATTACCATATCAAAACCCAGAGAATGCTTTTAGAGTAATCTCGGGTGATTTTGTAACTACAGAAGATGGAACTGGTATTGTACATACTGCGCCTACATTTGGAGCAGACGATGCTAAAGTTGCTAAAGAAGCTAAACCAGAAGTACCACCAATGTTAGTATTGGATGAAAATGGAAACCCAGTTCCTTTAGTGGATTTACAAGGAAAATTCACTTCACATGTAGGTGAATATGCTGGTAAATATGTGAAAAATGAATATTATGATGAAGGTACTGCACCAGAACGTTCTGTAGATGTAGAAATTGCGATTCGTCTTAAAGAAGAAAATAAAGCATTTAAGGTAGAGAAATATGTGCACAGTTATCCGCATAGCTGGAGAACAGATGAGCCTTTACTGTACTATCCTCTTGATTCATGGTTTATAAAAATTACCGATGTTAGAGATAAAATGTTTGATCTTAATGAAACAATCAACTGGAAGCCAAAAGCAACTGGAGAAGGTCGTTTTGGAAATTGGTTAAAAAATGCTAACGATTGGAACTTATCACGTTCACGTTATTGGGGAATTCCATTGCCAATATGGAGAACTGAAGATAAGCAAGAAGAAATTCTTATTGGATCAGTAGAAGAATTATACAATGAAATCGAAAAATCTATAACGGCAGGTTTTCAAACAGAAAATCCGTTTAAAGGTTTTGAAATCGGAAATATGAGCGAAAGCAATTATGATTTAATCGATTTGCATAAAAATATAGTTGACAAAATTACTTTGGTTTCTCCATCAGGAAAACCAATGCAGCGTGAAGCTGATTTAATAGATGTTTGGTTTGATTCAGGAGCTATGCCTTATGCGCAATGGCATTATCCTTTTGAAAATAAAGATAAAATTGATGGGAATAAAGATTTTCCAGCTGATTTTATTGCTGAAGGAGTAGATCAAACACGTGGTTGGTTTTATACATTACATGCAATTGGGACATTGGTTTTTGATAAGGTAGCTTATAAAAATGTTGTTTCAAACGGATTGGTTTTGGATAAAAACGGACAAAAAATGTCTAAACGTTTAGGTAATGCAACAGATCCTTTTAAAACATTAGAAGAGTATGGACCAGATGCGACACGTTGGTATATGATTTCAAATGCAAATCCTTGGGATAATTTGAAATTTGATATTGAAGGCATTGCTGAGGTACGTCGTAAATTCTTTGGAACATTATATAATACTTATTCGTTCTTCTCATTGTATGCAAATATTGACGGATTTAAATATGCAGAAGCAGAAATTCCGTTGAATGAAAGACCAGAAATTGATCAATGGATTATTTCTGAATTGAATACGCTTATAAAAGAAGTGGATACTTTCTATGCTGATTATGAGCCAACAAAAGCAGCTCGTGCGATTTCAGATTTTGTACAAGAGAATTTAAGTAATTGGTACGTTCGTTTATGTCGTCGTCGTTTTTGGAAAGGAGAGTATGCGCATGATAAAATAGCTGCATATCAAACGCTTTATACTTGTTTGTTAACTATAAGTAAACTAAGTGCTCCAATTGCTCCGTTCTTTATGGATAAGCTTTACAGAGACTTAACAATTTCAACACAGTCAGAAAATTATGACAGCGTACATTTGGCTGAGTTTCCAAAATACGTTGAAAACTTTGTTAATAAAACGTTAGAGAGCAAAATGCAGAAGGCGCAAACAATCTCATCGCTTGTTTTATCACTCCGTAAGAAGGAGATGATCAAGGTACGTCAGCCATTGCAAAAGGTAATGATTCCAGTACTTGACGATAACCAACGTAGTGAAATTGAGGCTGTTTCTGAGTTAGTGAAAGCTGAGGTTAATGTAAAAGAAATAGTTCTTTTAGATGATGCTTCAGGTATTTTGGTAAAGCAAATCAAACCTAATTTTAAGGCATTAGGGCCTCGATTTGGTAAGGATATGGGCTTGATTTCCAAAGAGATACAGTCTTTTACTGCGCAGCAAATCAGTCAGTTAGATAAGGAAGGAGCATTAGACATTGTTATTGCAGGAAAAAGTGTAACTTTATCATTAGAAGATGTCGAAATTACGTCACAAGATATCGAAGGTTGGTTGGTTGCAAATTCAAACGGAATAACAGTTGCGCTTGATATAACAATCACGGAAGAATTGAAAAATGAGGGTATCGCAAGGGAATTGGTAAATAGAATTCAAAATATCCGTAAAGATTCTGGATTTGAAGTAACCGATAAAATAAAGGTACAAATAAAAAGAAGTGGCATATTAGAAAATGCTATTCTTAAAAACGAAGACTACATCAAGTCTGAGACATTAACAGATAGCTTGGTTTTCTTAGACGAATTAGAAAGCGGCATAGAAATTGAGTTTGATGATATAAAAACAATGATATTAATTTCAAAATAA
- a CDS encoding response regulator transcription factor, whose translation MKINLLLIEDDDDFGLILKQYLNLSDFEVTWIINPLDVLGLIHQNFTYDIIILDVMMPQLDGFSLAQKIKEIHPDIPIVFLTAKNQKIDRLTGLKIGADDYQAKPCDPEELILRIHNILKRYQPLRASKTLFIGSYCYDHHNLLLVHPEEKFRLTQREADLLQLLLQYNHSVIKREIILKTIWNSDDYFSGRSMDVFISRLRKCFYRDKSIQIISIRGIGFEINFPL comes from the coding sequence ATGAAAATTAATTTACTTTTAATTGAAGATGATGATGACTTTGGATTAATTTTAAAGCAGTATTTAAACTTGTCTGATTTTGAGGTAACTTGGATAATAAATCCTTTAGATGTATTAGGATTAATTCATCAAAATTTTACTTATGACATTATTATTTTAGATGTCATGATGCCTCAATTAGATGGTTTTAGTTTGGCGCAGAAAATTAAAGAAATTCATCCCGATATCCCCATTGTTTTTTTAACGGCCAAAAATCAAAAGATAGATAGACTCACTGGGTTAAAAATCGGTGCAGACGATTATCAAGCAAAACCATGTGATCCAGAAGAATTAATTCTCAGAATACATAATATCCTTAAAAGATATCAGCCTTTACGTGCTTCTAAAACATTATTTATTGGATCTTATTGTTATGATCACCATAACTTGCTTTTAGTACATCCAGAGGAAAAATTTCGTCTTACACAAAGAGAAGCTGACTTGTTGCAGCTTTTACTGCAATACAATCATAGTGTAATTAAAAGAGAAATTATTTTGAAGACTATATGGAATTCGGATGATTATTTTTCAGGTAGAAGTATGGATGTATTTATAAGCCGACTTCGTAAATGTTTTTATCGTGACAAAAGTATACAGATTATTTCGATTCGCGGAATTGGTTTTGAAATAAATTTCCCTCTTTGA
- a CDS encoding TraR/DksA family transcriptional regulator, with protein MVDEITRYSDADLAEFKEIILGKIQKAQADLDLIKSAYMNDLNNGTDDTSPTFKAFEEGSETMSKEANSQLAIRQEKFIRDLKNALFRVENKTYGVCKVTGKLIGKERLKIVPHATMSIEAKNLQR; from the coding sequence ATGGTAGATGAAATTACAAGATACTCTGACGCTGATCTAGCGGAATTTAAAGAGATCATTTTGGGTAAAATACAAAAAGCGCAAGCAGATTTAGACTTGATTAAAAGTGCTTATATGAATGATTTAAATAATGGTACTGATGATACATCTCCAACATTTAAAGCATTTGAAGAAGGAAGCGAAACGATGTCCAAAGAAGCAAACTCGCAGTTAGCTATCAGACAAGAAAAGTTTATTCGAGATTTAAAGAATGCGCTATTCCGTGTAGAGAATAAAACATACGGTGTATGCAAAGTAACAGGGAAATTAATCGGAAAAGAAAGATTAAAAATAGTTCCTCATGCTACAATGAGTATTGAAGCTAAAAATTTACAACGATAA